One genomic region from Sphingobacterium sp. UGAL515B_05 encodes:
- a CDS encoding FtsX-like permease family protein, which translates to MIRLFLKTALRNLKRSPLNTTINILGLALGFTVALISTLWVLKQFSFDKHYSNYQHIYQVMMTGTFNDEKSTDRSTPIPLVKTIASDFKNEMQDAALITNMESNNLKVGDKKLNAPGFYAMGKFAELFSLESVQGNSTTPSNPSTIIISESLAKRLFDKVDIIGKTIQLNGKEQYTVQGVYKDIPDNNTFYGLDYVLPFVDYLAKDQGIEESWSSCYFSTFAKIDNDAFVPALENKLTNIINKKLTDIKPEILLHPMSKWHLYDSFKNGKNVGGQIQYVWMFVWISVFIILLASINFINLSTARSLKRGKEIGVLKSVGVNRRQLIAGFLVESILAVACAFLLAVLFATLLLPWVKTITHTTLYIPFADIRFYGYSLVGIGVIGLLAGMYPALFLSAFNPILALKGKINSRKGGSRSRKAMVIVQFAISIFLMISTYLVIQQLHYTKDRPIGYKSSNLINITSSNSTIVKNFDVLRKELIGQRLVADAALSSNFVNHLSLTGGGFNWQGNDSKDGAIMGIFTVDENFANTVQWNFIKGRNFSKDFKTDSTAVILNEAAAKFMGVTDLNSKQLSRAGINYHILGIIQNTLSESPFKSITPTAYFLKFLPKNKITLQLDENQDLKQNLKAISTAFNRIDPDLIFDYTFTDQEYAKEFQQMEMIKSLTSLFTGLAILISCLGLYALVSFLTEQREKEIGIRKVLGASELGLWRLLSTEYIWLTGIGFLLAAPLAYLLMESWLENYVYRISITWTVFAITGLTALIITILTVSYQAIKATLANPVKTLRSE; encoded by the coding sequence ATGATTCGATTATTCCTAAAAACAGCGTTGAGAAATTTGAAGCGCAGTCCCTTAAATACGACAATTAATATTTTGGGATTAGCACTAGGGTTTACTGTTGCTCTGATAAGTACATTATGGGTACTGAAACAATTTTCTTTTGATAAGCATTATAGCAATTATCAGCATATTTATCAGGTCATGATGACTGGGACTTTCAATGATGAGAAATCTACTGATCGCTCCACCCCTATTCCCTTGGTCAAAACGATCGCGTCTGATTTCAAAAATGAAATGCAAGATGCAGCACTGATCACGAATATGGAAAGCAATAATCTTAAGGTAGGTGATAAGAAGCTTAATGCACCGGGGTTTTACGCCATGGGAAAATTTGCCGAATTATTTTCTCTCGAATCTGTACAAGGAAATAGTACCACACCGAGCAATCCATCGACCATCATAATTTCAGAATCCTTAGCAAAACGACTGTTCGATAAGGTAGATATCATCGGGAAAACAATTCAATTGAACGGCAAAGAACAGTATACTGTTCAAGGTGTTTATAAAGATATTCCTGACAACAACACTTTTTATGGCTTAGATTATGTATTGCCCTTTGTCGATTATCTTGCAAAAGACCAAGGTATTGAAGAAAGCTGGTCCAGCTGCTATTTCAGCACTTTCGCCAAGATAGACAATGATGCCTTTGTTCCTGCTTTGGAAAATAAACTAACAAATATCATCAACAAAAAACTGACGGATATAAAACCTGAGATCCTGTTACATCCGATGTCCAAATGGCATTTATATGATTCGTTCAAGAATGGAAAGAACGTAGGCGGACAGATTCAATATGTATGGATGTTTGTTTGGATAAGCGTATTCATCATTTTATTGGCCAGTATCAATTTCATTAACCTGAGTACGGCAAGAAGCCTAAAAAGAGGAAAAGAAATCGGGGTTTTAAAATCTGTTGGCGTCAATCGCCGGCAGCTTATTGCAGGCTTTCTTGTTGAGTCAATCCTCGCTGTAGCCTGCGCATTTTTGTTAGCTGTTCTATTCGCTACATTGCTTTTGCCTTGGGTCAAAACGATTACACATACGACACTGTATATCCCTTTTGCCGATATTCGTTTCTATGGCTACTCCCTAGTTGGAATAGGCGTTATAGGTCTTTTAGCAGGTATGTACCCAGCTTTATTTTTATCGGCTTTTAACCCTATTCTTGCATTGAAAGGTAAAATCAACAGCCGAAAAGGCGGATCAAGAAGTAGAAAGGCAATGGTCATCGTGCAATTTGCTATTTCTATTTTCCTGATGATATCCACTTATCTGGTGATTCAGCAACTGCATTACACAAAGGATCGTCCAATAGGTTATAAAAGTTCAAATTTGATAAACATTACTTCATCCAATTCAACTATCGTCAAAAACTTTGATGTACTTCGAAAAGAACTGATCGGTCAGCGTCTTGTGGCAGATGCCGCCCTTTCTTCCAACTTTGTGAACCACCTATCCTTAACAGGTGGTGGCTTTAATTGGCAAGGTAATGATTCCAAAGACGGTGCGATCATGGGGATCTTCACCGTAGATGAAAACTTCGCGAATACTGTACAGTGGAATTTTATAAAAGGACGCAATTTTTCAAAAGATTTCAAAACAGATTCAACGGCTGTTATTCTGAACGAAGCGGCGGCCAAATTTATGGGAGTTACCGACCTAAACAGCAAACAGCTTTCACGTGCCGGTATCAATTACCACATCTTGGGTATTATTCAAAATACGCTTTCCGAATCTCCTTTCAAATCCATTACACCGACGGCTTATTTTCTAAAATTTTTACCAAAGAATAAAATAACGCTTCAACTGGATGAAAATCAAGACCTCAAACAAAACCTAAAAGCGATTTCCACAGCGTTCAATCGCATAGACCCTGATCTCATTTTTGATTATACATTTACGGATCAGGAATATGCCAAAGAGTTTCAACAGATGGAAATGATCAAGAGCTTAACCAGTTTATTTACAGGGTTGGCCATACTCATTTCCTGTCTCGGTCTCTACGCACTGGTTTCCTTTCTTACGGAGCAACGAGAAAAAGAAATCGGCATTCGTAAAGTATTGGGTGCATCAGAACTTGGCTTGTGGCGACTACTTTCCACAGAATACATTTGGCTCACAGGCATTGGCTTTTTACTCGCAGCCCCTTTAGCTTACCTCTTGATGGAATCTTGGCTCGAAAACTATGTCTATCGCATATCTATTACTTGGACGGTCTTTGCTATCACAGGCTTAACCGCGCTAATCATCACCATATTAACCGTTAGTTACCAAGCGATTAAAGCAACATTAGCAAATCCTGTAAAAACCTTAAGAAGCGAATAA
- a CDS encoding ABC transporter permease produces the protein MLKNYFKIAWRNIRKNKGFSLLNMFGLSIGITCFLLLAAYIYHESSYERFLPNADRLAYISLTYKAPNSTEEVNSSVTPTGLAPALQAEFPDVEQATRFYSYSKGGKIESKEGLITEKGLLYADQNVFKTLGFTFLEGDSRSALAEPNQIVLTKKLAAKYFPNQSAIGQTLSIDKVNWKITGIIADLPTNTQLNFSALLSNKRLERYKEMAWSSANDITIALLKNKDQFGSIQQKLDQMTKSKFAEATKQGYQFRFILEKLTDIHLHSKAAGTGNITYIYILIALGAALIVLTCINFTNLVLAHALERKKEIGVKKVLGAARKTIFFQFFFECSIMVFLAVAFSLLTTVLLLPVFSSFMGTEMKLTVWTDPRFYTILLVFIALLTLLSGGWPAYSIASSKPISIFKRKLTERQSGISLSKVLVTFQFSISIFFIICTLFASRQMDFIQSKNTGLDRSDMLVIDGRGWQDKERQLLKEKLIQLNSVQGVTASYDNPVNIHGGYTVGEVEGQPSDFEMNVTAIPIEKDFVSVFHIQSVAGEPLSDTDILRARDSISPEYSFVVNTLAASAMGFTPQQAIGKKINLNGRKGSIKQVVASFNFASLHNEVKPIVLFPEYYYFGNIFIRLNPDTPIKDALAQIKSVIKDIDLKNNFEYHFLNDDYNKLYLKDQQTTRVMQLFSIITIAIACMGLFALSAYAVQQRFKEIGIRKVLGASTIKIVNILSVDFMALVLCAVLISVPLGWYAMHRWVENFAYHITLDWWVFIVAAISALLVSFITISFQTIKAAILNPVDSLRDE, from the coding sequence ATGTTAAAGAACTATTTTAAAATTGCTTGGCGGAATATCAGAAAAAACAAGGGTTTTTCTCTTTTAAATATGTTTGGCCTTAGCATCGGAATAACATGTTTCCTATTGTTGGCAGCGTACATATATCATGAATCTAGTTATGAGCGTTTCCTTCCCAATGCAGACCGTCTAGCTTATATTAGCCTCACTTATAAAGCACCCAATAGCACGGAAGAAGTAAATTCCTCGGTTACACCGACCGGTTTAGCTCCGGCTTTACAAGCTGAATTTCCAGATGTAGAGCAGGCAACCAGATTCTACAGCTATTCCAAAGGCGGTAAAATAGAATCCAAAGAGGGACTAATAACTGAAAAAGGCCTACTTTATGCTGACCAAAATGTTTTTAAAACTTTAGGTTTTACCTTTCTCGAAGGTGATTCACGATCAGCCTTAGCAGAACCAAATCAGATTGTCTTAACAAAAAAGCTCGCAGCGAAATATTTCCCCAATCAGTCGGCCATCGGTCAGACACTATCCATTGACAAAGTCAACTGGAAAATCACAGGTATCATTGCAGACCTGCCAACAAATACACAGTTGAACTTCTCTGCACTCCTTTCCAATAAAAGATTAGAACGCTACAAAGAAATGGCTTGGTCATCTGCAAATGATATAACCATAGCGCTCCTAAAAAACAAAGATCAGTTCGGTTCGATCCAACAGAAATTGGACCAAATGACAAAATCAAAATTCGCCGAAGCAACAAAACAAGGCTATCAATTTCGATTTATCCTAGAAAAGCTGACCGATATCCATCTTCACTCCAAAGCAGCCGGGACAGGAAACATTACCTATATCTATATTTTAATAGCATTAGGTGCTGCGCTCATTGTGTTAACTTGCATCAATTTTACAAATTTGGTTCTAGCACATGCACTTGAACGAAAGAAAGAAATTGGTGTCAAGAAAGTTTTAGGTGCCGCAAGGAAAACGATATTCTTTCAGTTCTTTTTTGAATGTAGCATCATGGTCTTTCTAGCGGTTGCTTTTAGTCTTCTGACTACGGTACTTTTGTTACCCGTATTCAGTTCATTTATGGGTACCGAAATGAAATTAACCGTATGGACTGACCCTCGGTTTTATACGATTTTACTTGTTTTCATAGCCTTGTTGACGCTGCTTTCAGGTGGCTGGCCAGCCTATTCAATAGCAAGCTCAAAACCTATTTCCATTTTTAAGCGAAAATTGACCGAAAGACAAAGTGGTATATCTTTGAGCAAGGTACTCGTTACTTTTCAATTCAGTATCTCTATATTTTTTATTATCTGCACCTTATTTGCGAGTAGACAGATGGATTTTATCCAGTCTAAAAACACTGGATTGGATCGCTCTGATATGTTGGTCATTGATGGCCGAGGATGGCAAGATAAAGAAAGGCAGCTATTAAAAGAAAAGTTAATACAACTTAATAGTGTTCAAGGTGTAACGGCTTCCTATGATAATCCCGTGAATATCCATGGGGGGTACACTGTTGGCGAAGTAGAAGGCCAGCCTAGCGATTTTGAGATGAATGTTACTGCAATCCCAATCGAAAAAGATTTCGTCTCCGTGTTTCACATTCAGTCTGTTGCCGGCGAACCGCTTTCAGATACCGACATCTTACGTGCACGGGATAGCATATCACCTGAATATAGTTTCGTTGTAAATACACTAGCGGCATCTGCCATGGGCTTTACTCCTCAACAAGCTATCGGAAAGAAAATCAACTTAAACGGACGTAAAGGAAGCATCAAACAGGTCGTAGCCAGTTTCAACTTTGCTTCATTACACAACGAAGTCAAACCGATCGTACTCTTTCCCGAGTATTATTATTTTGGCAACATCTTTATTCGGCTCAATCCAGATACACCAATTAAAGATGCATTAGCTCAAATTAAGTCTGTCATCAAAGATATTGACTTAAAAAATAACTTCGAGTATCATTTTCTCAATGATGACTACAACAAGCTGTATCTAAAGGATCAACAAACAACACGGGTCATGCAGCTATTTTCCATCATTACAATTGCTATTGCCTGCATGGGATTATTTGCATTATCTGCATATGCCGTACAACAACGCTTCAAGGAAATAGGTATACGTAAAGTATTAGGTGCTTCAACGATCAAGATTGTCAACATATTGAGCGTTGACTTTATGGCCCTAGTCCTGTGTGCTGTATTGATCAGTGTACCCTTAGGCTGGTATGCCATGCACCGCTGGGTAGAGAATTTTGCTTACCACATCACGCTAGATTGGTGGGTATTTATTGTGGCGGCGATAAGTGCATTATTGGTATCATTTATCACCATTAGTTTTCAAACCATAAAAGCTGCGATTCTAAACCCGGTTGATAGTTTAAGAGATGAGTAA
- a CDS encoding ABC transporter permease: protein MIKNFIKTAWRSIFSNKFYSAINILGLTAGMVVGIFLLLWIQDELSFDRFHKHQRSIYKIGIEGGTGISKRIFGSIIAPVGNFAKKEIPEVQDAVRIFKIGDAALKYKEKRFNEKNFAFVDPSYFTIFDFPLLQGNSSQPFRDNNSIVITQRTAHRYFGDENPIGKTVTLGIEDLCVVSGVIADYPENSTFQFQVLLPISRFNEQAYIKNKTTYDNKTFLSSMDEDWSNFSFETYLQLRPDANLATVSKKLQAIHERNKPEDAPVPYVTQALAKVHLYQMDGSDAGIDNVRVFIGVAIMILVIASINYINLSTARSLSRAKEVGIRKVIGAGKKELFFQFILETTIQFVIASALALAFVFIGLPLFNNFSGKQISIQLLNPTLWISVLIMLVGTLALTSIYPALLLSKFDPIKVLKGRFTIKNSSARKILVVLQFTVSIILITLTIVIGRQLDFIKHQNLGYEKDHIISVAMAPKMSNHFDAVKTELLKKKDIDDVIRLGRDMVYGGVSTGDNDWEGKPSKSNLWFNMTYADQSALNFFKIKLTQGRNFTGSIADSTHFIINESAAREMGLKDPIGTRLRIRTVTGTIIGVVKDFNYASARQKIEPMVFQYSPKDCWQLYLKTTTSGTKSALNSLQQIWKSYYDDMPMNYSFLDESYQKQYTNEQKQGSLFNFFALIAIVISCLGLLGLCTYTAQVRTKEIGIRKVLGATVFGIIRLLNKEFLLLVILANVIAVPVAIYFSINWLNGFAFRTTLPFTIFLYAAGITIAIALFTVSFQSIKAAYANPVKSLHDE, encoded by the coding sequence ATGATAAAGAACTTCATAAAAACCGCATGGCGAAGTATTTTTTCGAATAAATTCTACAGTGCCATTAATATTTTAGGATTAACCGCAGGAATGGTTGTGGGGATATTCCTATTGCTATGGATACAAGATGAGCTGTCCTTTGACCGATTCCACAAACATCAGCGCTCCATTTACAAAATTGGAATAGAAGGAGGAACGGGGATATCAAAACGAATCTTTGGATCCATCATTGCTCCGGTTGGAAATTTTGCAAAAAAGGAAATTCCTGAAGTCCAAGATGCAGTCCGTATTTTTAAGATTGGAGATGCCGCGCTTAAATACAAAGAGAAAAGGTTTAATGAAAAGAATTTTGCGTTTGTAGACCCCAGTTATTTTACTATTTTCGATTTTCCATTACTTCAGGGCAATTCAAGTCAACCTTTTCGTGATAACAATTCAATTGTCATCACCCAGCGTACCGCACACCGTTATTTTGGCGATGAAAATCCAATTGGAAAAACCGTAACGTTGGGTATTGAGGATCTTTGTGTTGTCTCAGGTGTGATTGCCGATTATCCTGAAAACTCAACCTTTCAATTTCAGGTATTGCTTCCTATTTCAAGGTTTAACGAACAGGCCTACATTAAAAATAAAACGACCTATGATAATAAGACCTTTCTATCTTCCATGGATGAAGATTGGTCCAATTTTTCATTCGAAACCTATCTGCAGCTGAGGCCTGACGCAAATCTTGCCACAGTTTCAAAAAAGCTACAGGCGATACACGAAAGGAACAAACCTGAGGATGCCCCTGTCCCATACGTTACACAAGCACTCGCAAAGGTGCATCTCTACCAAATGGATGGGAGTGATGCAGGAATTGACAATGTTCGAGTTTTTATAGGTGTAGCGATTATGATTCTTGTAATTGCAAGTATTAACTATATCAATCTTTCTACTGCACGGTCGTTGTCGCGCGCCAAAGAAGTAGGGATACGTAAAGTTATCGGCGCAGGTAAAAAGGAACTTTTTTTCCAATTTATATTGGAAACAACCATACAATTTGTCATTGCATCAGCATTGGCACTTGCCTTCGTATTTATTGGTCTCCCCTTATTTAATAATTTCTCGGGGAAGCAGATTTCCATACAACTCTTGAATCCTACACTATGGATAAGCGTGCTGATCATGCTTGTGGGAACACTTGCACTTACAAGTATATACCCTGCCCTGCTTTTATCGAAATTTGATCCGATTAAAGTACTTAAAGGCCGATTTACCATAAAAAATTCCAGTGCACGAAAAATATTGGTTGTGTTACAGTTCACAGTTTCGATCATCCTTATTACGCTAACAATTGTTATTGGCCGTCAATTGGATTTTATAAAACATCAAAATTTAGGCTACGAAAAGGATCATATTATTTCAGTTGCTATGGCACCAAAAATGTCCAATCATTTTGATGCTGTCAAAACCGAACTTCTAAAAAAAAAGGATATTGATGATGTTATCCGTCTTGGCCGGGATATGGTTTATGGTGGTGTTTCAACTGGGGACAACGATTGGGAAGGAAAACCCAGCAAATCAAATCTTTGGTTCAATATGACATACGCCGATCAATCTGCACTTAACTTTTTTAAGATAAAACTTACGCAAGGTCGTAATTTTACGGGCTCCATAGCAGATTCAACACATTTCATAATCAATGAATCGGCAGCGCGGGAAATGGGGCTAAAAGATCCGATTGGCACGCGCTTACGCATTCGAACAGTTACGGGAACTATTATTGGGGTTGTAAAAGATTTCAATTATGCGAGCGCTAGACAAAAGATTGAGCCTATGGTATTCCAATATAGCCCGAAAGATTGCTGGCAACTATACCTTAAAACAACAACTTCTGGTACAAAATCCGCATTAAACTCCTTGCAACAAATCTGGAAAAGTTATTATGATGATATGCCGATGAATTACAGCTTCCTGGACGAAAGCTATCAAAAGCAATATACGAATGAGCAGAAACAAGGCTCCTTATTCAATTTTTTTGCCCTGATCGCCATCGTCATCTCCTGCTTAGGACTCTTAGGACTATGCACCTATACAGCGCAGGTTAGAACCAAAGAAATTGGTATCAGAAAGGTTCTTGGCGCTACGGTATTCGGTATTATACGATTGTTAAACAAAGAATTTTTACTGTTAGTCATTTTAGCCAACGTCATTGCGGTACCAGTCGCTATATATTTCAGCATAAACTGGCTCAATGGCTTTGCCTTCAGAACGACTCTCCCATTTACCATATTTCTATATGCGGCGGGGATAACCATTGCTATTGCATTATTTACGGTGAGTTTCCAGTCCATCAAGGCGGCATACGCCAATCCTGTAAAAAGTTTGCACGATGAATAG
- a CDS encoding ABC transporter permease, with product MLKNYIKIAWRNLMKNKSFSLINIIGLAIGMAGALLIALWLQNMLTMDRFHEKGDRLHILSNRDEFQGEKSAWAYTPKILAPSLAADFPDIEAFTRYNEGSQFLTTFKEKKLIANTVFVDPGFFKMFSLPFAKGEQNIKFDNPKGLVLTESYAKALFGGEDPIGKSVKIDSVNQLSVQAVLKDLPSNSSFKFDILLPFEYAKIIGYVDDNWSNNSIATYVLLKEGTSVNAFNDKIRTYLRDHINTSNKAAGYTSARNTGEIFAFPYPDSFLYNSGKGGNYTSGRIDIVKLFAWIGVFILLVASINFMNLSTARSERRAKEVGVRKVIGANKTSLMAQFLVESILISLIGMVLATLLVFIVLPFFNELVGKQLSLSLLNLPTWLFLIGFALFTGVLAGIYPAFFLSSFQPIKTLKGKFVSKTRGLSIRSLLVVIQFSLAIILIIATVIVAKQIQYTKKRDRGYNENGLLYSSIQGDLEKNYKILRDELLASNAVVSVSKNMSPVTDFYSNGWGFTSGTPTEQDKRISYNRFSTDADAVKNLGLTLIQGRDIDIYKFATDSTALILNESAVKSLHLKNPVNSIVDGDGTKWTVVGVVKDFIIGSPFGDKKPMVILGPQAWFTTIHYRLNPNNAIADNLKTIESIFKKFNPDYPFEYQFIDKTYEEKFKETKAIGTLAMVFAGLTIFISCLGLLALIAYMAETRMKEIAVRKVLGASVTQVTSLLSIDFIKLVVVAIFIATPIAWWAMDKWLQDYSYRIEIQWYYFVIAGLLAILISMATISYQAIKAALGNPVDSLRDE from the coding sequence ATGCTTAAAAATTACATCAAAATCGCATGGCGGAACCTGATGAAAAATAAATCCTTCTCCTTGATTAACATCATCGGGTTGGCGATCGGTATGGCCGGAGCATTACTTATAGCACTTTGGTTGCAGAACATGTTAACCATGGATCGCTTTCATGAAAAGGGAGATCGCCTACACATATTGAGTAATCGCGATGAGTTTCAAGGCGAAAAATCAGCCTGGGCATATACACCTAAAATACTAGCGCCCTCATTGGCTGCAGATTTTCCAGATATCGAAGCTTTTACCAGATATAATGAGGGGTCTCAATTTTTAACAACATTTAAAGAAAAGAAATTAATTGCAAACACGGTTTTTGTAGATCCTGGTTTTTTCAAGATGTTCTCCCTTCCTTTTGCCAAAGGCGAACAGAATATTAAGTTTGATAACCCAAAGGGTCTTGTTCTTACAGAAAGTTATGCAAAAGCTCTATTTGGCGGCGAAGATCCTATCGGAAAATCCGTTAAAATAGATTCGGTTAATCAGCTCTCCGTGCAAGCGGTACTCAAAGATCTTCCGAGCAATTCAAGTTTCAAATTTGACATCCTCCTCCCATTTGAATATGCAAAAATAATCGGTTATGTAGACGACAACTGGAGCAATAATTCAATAGCTACTTATGTTCTGTTAAAAGAAGGTACTTCAGTCAACGCATTTAACGACAAAATCAGAACCTATCTGAGAGATCATATCAATACGAGTAATAAAGCTGCCGGTTATACTTCTGCAAGAAATACGGGTGAGATTTTTGCCTTCCCCTATCCAGATTCTTTCCTTTACAATAGCGGAAAAGGAGGAAATTATACTTCCGGACGTATCGATATCGTCAAGCTATTTGCTTGGATCGGTGTATTTATTTTATTGGTGGCAAGCATCAATTTTATGAATTTGAGTACGGCACGTTCCGAACGCCGTGCAAAAGAAGTTGGTGTCCGCAAAGTAATTGGGGCAAATAAGACAAGCCTAATGGCGCAGTTCCTGGTTGAAAGCATATTAATTAGCCTGATCGGCATGGTACTAGCTACGTTACTTGTTTTTATTGTCCTGCCATTTTTTAACGAGCTGGTGGGAAAACAGCTGAGCTTATCGTTATTAAACTTACCAACCTGGCTTTTTTTAATTGGTTTTGCCTTATTTACGGGGGTGTTAGCGGGTATCTACCCGGCCTTTTTCCTATCTTCATTTCAGCCTATCAAGACCTTGAAAGGGAAATTTGTTTCTAAAACAAGAGGCCTTAGTATTCGCTCACTTTTAGTCGTCATTCAATTTAGTCTCGCTATTATATTGATTATCGCAACAGTCATTGTCGCGAAACAAATCCAATATACCAAAAAGCGCGACCGAGGTTACAATGAAAATGGGCTACTTTATAGCAGTATTCAAGGAGACTTGGAAAAGAATTATAAAATCCTGCGGGATGAGTTATTAGCCAGCAACGCAGTTGTTTCTGTATCGAAAAACATGTCGCCGGTAACCGATTTCTATAGCAATGGCTGGGGGTTTACGTCCGGGACACCAACGGAACAGGACAAACGCATTTCCTATAACCGTTTTAGTACCGATGCCGATGCCGTAAAAAATCTAGGCCTAACACTTATACAGGGGCGGGATATCGATATTTACAAGTTTGCGACAGACAGTACTGCCTTAATTTTAAATGAATCCGCGGTAAAAAGTTTGCACCTCAAAAACCCGGTCAATAGCATTGTGGATGGTGATGGCACCAAATGGACGGTGGTTGGTGTAGTCAAAGATTTTATCATTGGATCACCTTTTGGAGACAAAAAGCCTATGGTGATATTAGGACCGCAAGCCTGGTTTACAACGATTCACTACCGTTTAAATCCAAACAACGCAATAGCGGACAACTTAAAGACGATTGAGTCAATCTTTAAGAAATTTAATCCAGACTATCCTTTTGAATATCAATTCATCGATAAAACCTACGAAGAGAAATTTAAGGAAACTAAAGCAATAGGTACCCTTGCGATGGTTTTTGCTGGATTGACGATTTTTATTTCCTGTCTAGGTTTACTGGCATTAATCGCATATATGGCCGAAACACGCATGAAGGAAATTGCGGTTCGCAAAGTTCTTGGCGCAAGTGTCACCCAGGTAACATCTTTGCTTTCGATCGATTTTATCAAACTTGTTGTAGTGGCTATTTTTATTGCGACACCTATTGCTTGGTGGGCCATGGATAAATGGTTACAAGATTACAGTTATCGAATTGAGATACAGTGGTATTATTTTGTCATTGCTGGACTATTGGCTAT